A genomic stretch from Flavobacterium nitratireducens includes:
- a CDS encoding recombinase family protein — MVYYFYSRTSTVLQNSARQIETFKSHEGFNPNNLFVERIQGNIPFMERPEAVKMFDTITNQSERCTVVVDSIDRLGRNLIDILHTIDLFTKNKINLKSIKEGFTTLLDNGDVNPMAQLVISCMGSIAEMNRNQIKTRAMEGIKVAQALGKFQGRKIGAVQSDEKLLQRHQTIAKKLQKGLSIRDISEITGASSATVCKVKKVMVNRKMLEV, encoded by the coding sequence ATGGTATACTATTTTTATTCCAGAACGTCAACTGTTCTTCAGAATAGTGCAAGGCAAATCGAGACATTTAAATCTCATGAAGGTTTTAATCCCAACAATTTATTTGTTGAACGCATCCAAGGGAACATTCCATTTATGGAAAGACCAGAAGCTGTTAAAATGTTTGATACCATTACCAACCAATCTGAACGTTGTACAGTGGTAGTGGATAGTATAGACCGCCTTGGAAGAAATCTCATAGATATACTTCACACTATTGACCTGTTCACCAAAAACAAAATCAACTTGAAATCCATCAAAGAGGGCTTCACTACCTTATTAGATAACGGTGATGTTAATCCAATGGCTCAGCTGGTCATTTCTTGTATGGGTTCAATAGCTGAGATGAATCGAAACCAAATCAAAACCAGAGCAATGGAAGGAATCAAGGTAGCACAAGCACTGGGTAAATTCCAAGGTCGAAAAATCGGAGCTGTCCAATCTGATGAAAAGTTATTGCAACGCCACCAGACAATAGCTAAAAAGCTTCAAAAGGGATTAAGCATAAGGGATATTTCAGAAATAACAGGAGCTTCCAGTGCTACTGTATGTAAGGTAAAGAAAGTAATGGTTAACCGTAAAATGTTGGAAGTATGA